A DNA window from Maribellus comscasis contains the following coding sequences:
- a CDS encoding LemA family protein gives MKRLFVVLLAVVSAFLFSSCGYNKMVELDEQVASSWSQVENVYQRRADLIPNLVNTVKGYAAHEQETLEGVIEARSKATSVNVNPENLNPQALQQFTQAQEGLSSALGRLMVVVERYPDLKANQNFRDLQAQLEGTENRIAVERRKFNETTQSYNAYIRKFPRVIYAGWFGFDKKTYFEAQQGAEQAPEVQF, from the coding sequence CTGGCAGTTGTTTCAGCTTTTTTATTCTCGAGTTGCGGGTATAATAAAATGGTTGAACTGGATGAACAGGTTGCTTCTTCATGGTCGCAGGTAGAAAATGTGTACCAGCGTCGTGCCGACCTGATTCCCAATCTGGTAAATACGGTAAAAGGTTACGCTGCACATGAACAGGAAACATTGGAAGGAGTGATTGAGGCGCGTTCAAAAGCAACATCAGTGAATGTAAATCCTGAAAATCTGAACCCGCAGGCTCTGCAACAATTTACCCAGGCTCAGGAAGGTTTGTCTTCAGCTTTGGGCCGTTTGATGGTCGTAGTAGAGCGATACCCGGATTTAAAAGCCAATCAAAACTTTCGTGATTTACAGGCGCAACTGGAAGGAACAGAAAACCGGATTGCTGTTGAACGGAGGAAGTTTAATGAAACTACACAATCCTATAACGCTTACATTCGCAAATTTCCGCGTGTAATTTATGCCGGTTGGTTTGGATTTGACAAGAAAACGTATTTCGAAGCACAACAAGGCGCGGAGCAGGCTCCTGAAGTTCAGTTTTAA
- a CDS encoding TPM domain-containing protein has translation MKSIKLILLFIGVTLTAFAEIPERPTPPRLVNDFANVLSRNEYNQLEGTLEQFARETSTQIVVVTVKDLEGYDPGDYAFRLGENWGVGQKGNDNGIVILLKPKEADSNGQIFVATGYGLEGVLPDAVVNSTVVDNEMIPHFKENNYYKGLASGIKVIMDITRGEYTAQEYQEYYAQNRGGGIPVLFFIILFFVVLPILRGRRRRFYSPGRSLPFWVAMGMMSGGNSHRGSFNNFSSGGGSFGGGGFGGFGGGSFGGGGAGGSW, from the coding sequence ATGAAATCAATCAAATTAATACTATTATTTATCGGCGTTACCCTTACGGCTTTTGCAGAAATTCCTGAACGCCCAACCCCGCCGCGTTTGGTGAACGATTTTGCAAATGTTTTGAGCAGGAATGAATACAATCAGCTGGAAGGAACACTGGAACAGTTTGCACGGGAAACCTCAACTCAAATTGTGGTGGTAACTGTAAAAGATTTGGAAGGATACGATCCCGGCGATTATGCATTTCGTTTGGGCGAAAACTGGGGCGTTGGTCAAAAAGGGAATGACAATGGAATTGTTATACTTTTGAAACCCAAGGAAGCTGACAGCAACGGTCAGATTTTTGTAGCTACCGGTTATGGTCTGGAAGGAGTTCTTCCTGATGCAGTAGTGAACAGCACTGTAGTTGACAATGAAATGATTCCTCACTTTAAAGAAAACAATTATTACAAAGGGTTAGCCAGCGGAATAAAAGTAATTATGGACATTACCCGCGGGGAATATACAGCACAGGAATATCAGGAATATTACGCACAAAACCGGGGGGGAGGCATCCCGGTACTCTTTTTTATCATCCTGTTTTTTGTTGTGCTTCCCATATTACGCGGAAGACGAAGAAGGTTTTATTCTCCGGGAAGAAGCCTGCCCTTTTGGGTAGCTATGGGAATGATGTCAGGTGGAAATTCTCACCGGGGGTCATTTAATAATTTTTCATCCGGCGGGGGAAGCTTTGGCGGTGGCGGATTCGGCGGATTCGGCGGTGGCAGTTTTGGCGGCGGTGGCGCCGGGGGAAGCTGGTAG
- a CDS encoding zinc ribbon domain-containing protein, protein MNAPYSRQEDKDISIEEKLRALHELQSVVSEVDKIKTLRGELPLEVQDLEDDIAGLKTRLKNLEEDIKNLDTAINNKKIAIKDSQALITKYTEQQNNVRNNREFDSLSKEIEFQNLEIQLSEKRIKEFTTEMAEKKETMSSSEKQLKERIEDLDRKKKELQEITEETKIEEEKLKTKSEKIESFIEPRLLTAFKRIRKNARNGLAVVTIQRDACGGCFNKIPPQRHLDIASRKKIIVCEYCGRILVDKDINVVETE, encoded by the coding sequence ATGAATGCACCATATTCAAGGCAAGAAGACAAAGACATTTCTATTGAAGAAAAATTACGCGCGTTGCATGAACTGCAAAGTGTAGTTTCCGAGGTTGACAAAATAAAAACACTGCGGGGCGAACTTCCGTTGGAAGTACAGGATTTGGAAGATGATATTGCCGGATTAAAAACCCGTTTGAAAAACCTGGAGGAAGATATCAAAAACCTGGATACAGCAATTAACAACAAAAAAATTGCAATTAAAGATTCGCAGGCGTTGATTACCAAATATACCGAACAGCAAAATAATGTTCGTAACAACCGTGAATTTGACTCTCTTTCAAAAGAAATTGAATTCCAGAATCTGGAAATTCAGCTTTCAGAGAAAAGAATAAAAGAGTTTACCACTGAGATGGCAGAGAAAAAAGAAACCATGTCCAGTTCGGAAAAACAATTAAAAGAACGGATTGAAGATTTGGATCGGAAGAAAAAAGAGCTCCAGGAAATTACTGAGGAAACCAAAATTGAGGAAGAAAAACTTAAAACAAAGTCGGAAAAAATTGAGTCATTTATTGAACCCAGGCTACTGACTGCTTTTAAACGTATCCGTAAAAATGCGCGCAACGGATTGGCCGTTGTTACCATTCAGCGTGATGCCTGCGGAGGCTGTTTTAACAAAATTCCTCCACAAAGACATTTGGATATTGCCAGCCGTAAAAAAATTATTGTTTGCGAATATTGCGGACGTATTCTGGTTGATAAAGATATAAACGTAGTTGAAACTGAATAA
- a CDS encoding TPM domain-containing protein — MSVYKHFTEENKLQITNAIRVAETNTSGEIRVHIEKHCKGDVLDRAAYIFDKLEMQKTELRNGVLFYLAVEDQKFAILGDAGINEKVPENFWEEIKDEAIARFKENKFADGLADGIVKAGEQLKAHFPYQLDDVNELSDEISFGEK; from the coding sequence ATGAGCGTATATAAACATTTTACAGAAGAAAACAAGTTGCAAATTACCAATGCAATCCGGGTGGCGGAAACAAATACTTCCGGGGAAATACGGGTTCATATCGAAAAACATTGCAAAGGAGATGTGTTAGACCGGGCTGCATATATTTTTGACAAACTGGAAATGCAAAAAACGGAGCTGCGGAATGGTGTCCTCTTTTACCTGGCTGTTGAAGACCAAAAGTTTGCAATTTTAGGTGATGCGGGAATAAACGAGAAAGTACCCGAAAATTTTTGGGAAGAAATAAAAGATGAGGCCATTGCCCGGTTTAAAGAAAATAAGTTCGCTGACGGATTGGCCGATGGTATCGTAAAAGCAGGTGAACAGTTAAAAGCTCACTTCCCCTACCAATTGGATGATGTAAATGAATTGTCGGATGAAATCTCATTTGGCGAAAAATAG